In Chelmon rostratus isolate fCheRos1 chromosome 4, fCheRos1.pri, whole genome shotgun sequence, a genomic segment contains:
- the her6 gene encoding hairy-related 6, whose protein sequence is MPADMMEKTSSSPVAATPASMNTTPDKPKTASEHRKSSKPIMEKRRRARINESLGQLKTLILDALKKDSSRHSKLEKADILEMTVKHLRNLQRAQMTAALNTDPTVLGKYRAGFSECMNEVTRFLSTCEGVNTEVRTRLLGHLANCMTQINAMNYPSQHQHQHQLPSTAGPTHPSFGQSMVQIPSSSPQVLPMNAVSCKGGSSPANLPSDATKVYGGFQIVPATDGQFAFLIPNAAFAPNGPVIPVYANNVGTPVPVPAAVSPGAPSGNTDSVWRPW, encoded by the exons ATGCCTGCCGATATGATGGAaaaaacctcctcctctccggtcGCTGCAACCCCGGCAAGCATGAACACAACTCCCGATAAACCCAAGACTGCCTCCGAGCACAGAAAG TCATCCAAGCCAATAatggaaaagaggagaagagccAGAATCAACGAGAGCTTGGGGCAGCTGAAAACGCTCATCCTGGATGCGCTCAAAAAAGAT AGCTCCAGACACTCTAAACTGGAGAAGGCGGACATCCTGGAGATGACGGTGAAGCATCTCCGGAACCTCCAGAGGGCTCAGATGACCG ctgccctGAACACCGACCCCACTGTCTTGGGAAAATATCGTGCCGGTTTCAGCGAGTGCATGAATGAAGTCACCCGGTTCCTGTCCACCTGCGAAGGTGTCAACACCGAGGTCAGGACGCGGCTCCTTGGCCACTTGGCCAACTGCATGACCCAGATCAACGCTATGAACTATCCCAGCCAGCATCAGCACCAGCATCAGCTCCCATCCACCGCCGGACCAACCCACCCCTCCTTCGGCCAGTCCATGGTGCAGATCCCCAGCTCATCCCCGCAGGTCCTGCCCATGAACGCGGTGTCCTGCAAAGGAGGCTCGTCGCCGGCTAATTTACCTTCAGACGCCACCAAAGTGTACGGTGGTTTCCAGATCGTGCCTGCCACAGACGGACAGTTTGCATTCCTCATACCCAATGCGGCATTTGCGCCAAACGGCCCCGTTATCCCCGTGTACGCCAATAACGTCGGTACGCCGGTCCCTGTACCGGCTGCGGTTTCCCCCGGAGCCCCGTCAGGCAACACAGACTCAGTGTGGCGACCCTGGTGA